Part of the Tetragenococcus koreensis genome, GAACGATTCAATTATATGGTGAAAAAGTGATTCCGAGAGTTAAAGAATTATTAAAAGCAGGCATGGCGCATGGATAACGCAGTACTAGGTATTTTAGGTGCAGGGAAGCTAGGTACGGTATTAGCGCGTTTGGCAGTCGCTGCTGGCTATAGGGTATTGATTGCAGGTTCGGGTTCAGTTGAAAAAATTTCGCTGACTATCGAAGTATTAGCGCCTGGAGCACAAGCATTGACGGCTAAAGAAGTTACTGAAAAAGCAGATATTGTTCTATTAGCATTGCCTCTTGGTAAGTATCAAACGATTCCTCAAGCGGAGTTGCAAGGAAAAATTGTGATCGATGCGATGAATTATTGGTGGGAAATTGATGGAAAAGAAAATACAATTTCAGATTTCCAAACTTCTTCTTCAGAAGTGGTACAAAACTTTTTAAAAGACAGTATTGTGGTTAAAGCTTTCAATCACATGGGGTATCATGATATAGAAGATGAAACTCGAGCAGCTGGAGAAAACCAGCGCAAAGCCATTGCCTATGCAGCAGATGATGATACAGCAGGCAATACAGCTGCACAACTGATCGATGACCTAGGGTTTGATCCGTTATTTATCGGTCCATTGAAAAATGGAATCACGCTAGAACCAGGGAGCCCACTATTTGGGGCTAACTTATCCAAAGAAGAATTGCTAGCCGCTATACAACAATTTCCTGAGAGTGAATTTGGGAAGAAAGTTATAGCAGCTAGAGAAGTTCTTTGATTATATAAAAAAGCAAATTAACTCGTCCCATTGAAAATAAGGATCGGGTTCGTTTGCTTTTTTATAAAGTACTTTTACAATTAGTTAGTGTCTTTAGTTTGATCAGAATAGACTTTACAAGTCATATAGCGATGTTATGAAATTTATTAGTAACTTGGTTAATATGAAAATTATTTACAATTGCTGAAACAAGATTCTAATGCTACAAGTTAGATAAGTTTTCAAAGAAATTAAGCAAACTATTAATGCCAAGGCCAAGAGTAACGAGTGTTGCTATCCCACCAAGAATATTTTGGAAGATATTGTTCTTATATTCTTGGAGTAACTCTTTATTATTTGCAGCAACCATAATCAAAACAGCTACGATAGGTAAAAATAACCCGCTAAATGCAGATGCGAATACGATAATCTGTGTTGGGTTTGTACCAACCGCCGCAAATATTGAACCAAAAATAACAGCTGAGCCTCCTGTTACCCGTGCTTTCATGCCATTTGCTTCCCAATTAAACAATCTAGCTAAAACAGTTTTTAAAATGAGTGGTGTAGCAATGGCCGATGATAATCCAGCGGCTACAATACCTACATTACCAATGATTCTGGCGTAGCTTCCTAATGTGGGTTCCAGCATTTGAGAAAATACGAGTGGTGTATCTACAACTGTTCCACTTCCGTATAAAACCGTGCCACTTGTAATGATAATCGCAAGAGAAATGATCGTTCCTATCCCAACATTAAAATAAATATCGAAATTGGCATCAGCTAAATGCGCGGGCCCTTGCCATTTTTCTGCGGTTGTTGTTGCATGCATTAATATATTGATCCCAATTAATGTTGTGCCGATTAATGCAATAATATTCACTCCTGAACCTTCAGGAATATTTGTTGGGATAAAACCATTTAACACTTCAATATAGTTAGGTCCAACAAGTAACATAGTAAGTACAAAGATGACTCCCATTAGGCTAACAAAGAAAGTCATCAATTTTTCAAGTGTTTTAGCAGTTCCGACAGCAACGGCGTAAAAAGCAGCTCCTCCAAGAATAAGTGCTGAGAGCCATTGGGGCAAGTTCGCTGCATCAGCTACCCCCAATGAACCACCAATAAGGTTTCCAGCTTCAAGTCCAAAAGCAGTGGCAAACAGGGTAATCACAATAATACTTTTGATAATGATTCCTGCCACTTTTTTATTTGAAAAACTTGCGGTTGCTGCTTCTGCTATATCATGGTTTGAAATAATGCCGATTCTTCCTGCCATTTCCATTAAAACAACTAGAGACAAACCAGAAAAGAGGATAGCCCATAACAATGAATACTTAAAATTAACACCGGCCAATGTCGTCGTTGTAATAGTACCCGGTCCAACAAAGGCACTGGTTACTATGGCTGCTGGACCCATACTTTTGAATCTTTCTATAAAGCTTTTCTTATGTTTTTTCTTTTTATTCATCTTCAATCTCCCCCAAAAAACTACGTAACTAAACACCTAACACTAACTTTTTTGAAAAAATTTAGTTCTTAGTAACAATGATTATACACATTTTTTTGGGTATCGTACATTTTAACCTAAATTGAGTAACAATGATACTTAGGTATTTACTTACAACAGGATCAAAACTATAGCCTAATTTATAAAAGCTTTCATATTTGAACTTGTTTATAGTTTTTCAGGAAATTTATGAACTGTCGTTAATTTATAGATAAAACTTTATTGAAGCTTTTTACTCTTCAAACGGAAATTTATAATCCGTCAAACCAGCGTCATCGCGAATTGCAATTAGTTCTTTTTGAACAGGTTCATTAACAGGTAGGCCGGTTTTTTCACGTTCTTTCCAAACTAGATATTCTTTTTCACCAGGCGTATAGATTCGTTGGGCATCAGGTGCTTTTTCAGCTGCACGTAGTTCACGCAGAATATCACCAGCGGTTTTCTTAAAGCTGTCTAACCCCATAAAGGCTTCTGTATCGATGGCGATGAAAAAGTGTCCCAAATGGAATTTTGTTTTCTCACCTTCTTCGCCTATGCCAGATAGCATGCTCAAGAAGTTACCTTGTTGCAAAGCAGCTGAAAGAACTTCAACAATCGTTGCATAACCGTAACCTTTATATCCGGAAAGCTTTTCACCAATACCTCCTAGAGGTGCTAAAGCAGCTTCTCCTGTTTGAAGGGCCCGCAAAATTTCTGGTGAATCAGTCATTGCAGAACCGTCACGTCCAATAACCGCACCAGCTGGAGTGTCTTTTCCTTGCCGTTCATATAGTTCGATCTTACCACGTTGAATGATGGAAGTTGCACAGTCCAATGAAAATGGAAATTCTTCATCCGTTGGAAAGCTGACTGTTAAGGGGTTGGTGCCTAGTTTATTTTCCACACTGAAAGTAGGGGCGATCGATGGACGAGCGTTTGTTCCAGTCATACCAATACAACCTGATTCTGCAGCCATATCGGTATAATAACCGGCAATTCCATAGTGTGTTGAATTTCGTACCGCTACCATTCCCATACCGTATTCTTTCGCTTTATCGATTGCTAATTGCATGGATTGGTGTCCGATTACTTGTCCCATACCATCGTGTCCATCAACTACAGCAGTTGTGGGTGTTTCACGTACAATTTCAAATTTTGTGATTGGATTTTGAATACCATCTTTGATCCGATCGATATAAATTGGTTTAAAACGGTTAACTCCATGGCTTTCAATACCTTTTTTATCTGACTGTAGTAAAACATCTGTACAAATTTTAGCATCTTCTTGAGGTATACCATAAGCAGCAAAAGCTTTTTCAACAAAATCGGCCAAAAAATTCCATTCTACGAAACTTGTCATGCTAAATTCCTCCTTGAATATTTTTGTGATGAAACAAACAAATAGAAGCGAAAGTAAGCGCTTGCTTTATCCACTTATAGTTTAGCATAGAGGAGTAACTGACTCAAATTACAATCAAGTAGTTAAATGAACTTTATTAAACCTTTTTACAAATCAATCCAGTATTATTTCTATTATAGAAATAATACTGGATTGATTTTTTATTTCTAGACGCTTGTAGTTCGCTTTGCTCAGCCATTGCTAGAACTAACTACAAATAACAATGTCTGTTGAATTTTAGCATAAGCTGCATCATTTACTTGCCCAGCTTTTTTAATCTTTCTTTTTTTAAAGTCAAAAGAGAAAATTTGTAACGGATTCGCAAACCCATTGACTTTACCGTCTTGAATAGGGACCAAAAAGTCTGTGTTTAAAAAACGATTGTTTGTGGCGTGTGTAACCGGAATTACAACTGTGAGCCCCGTTAATTGACTATATTTTTTTGAACTAACAATTACTGCAGGACGGCGCTTTTGAATTTCTTTTCCTTTGCTGGGATCAAAGTCAATCCACACAATGTCTTGGCGTTCTGGGAGATATGACTCACTCTTCTTCGAGTTCAATATTTAAATCCTCCACGTCTTCAAAAACACTTTCTTGTTGGAGATCATGGTTATACCAATTTCCTTCAAATGGATTATTGCGTTTAGGCGTATAGATGATACTTCCATCACGGCCTTGGAAGACATCAAATTCTGTATTTTCTGTGACTTCAAATTTGTTTGGCACGGTCAGAACATGAGAAGAACCGACCTTACGAAGTTTAACTGACATGCTAATCACTCCTAACTTAATATATATCTTATATATATTATATGACTTTTTGCTTAAATATACAAATTTATAGAAAAATGTTAAATAACTTATAGAGACAAGTGTACTGCAAATTGGTGAGACTTTTGAAAAATATTCATGATGAAAATACTAAGTTTAAGATTGAAGAACAGTCGTTGAACAAAGACAAAATAAAGAAGAGATTAAATTGCGTTTTTAATCTCTTCTTTCACTAAACAATGACTAGAATTTTTTTATGCAGAAATTATATATTTTCCATCTGATTGAGAAAGCAATCAAAATCGTTGTTTTTTAGTATATTTTGTTGTGTTTGTGTGTCATTTAAAAGATCAACAAGCAGGTCATAAATCTCTGCTGTTTCTTCATAATCTTCTTTTTTTATAGCAAATAAGAAAACGAAGTTTACTTGTTCTTCTTTCCCCCAATCTATTCCTTCTGGAATGATTGCGACAGCTAGTTTTGATTCTTGAGCGATTAAAGACATTGGGTGAGGGATAGCGATCGTTTGGCCTATTCCTGTTTGCTCAATTTTTTCTCGCTCCATAATGCTAGCATAAAAATTTTGAGGCACAATATTTTCTTTTTCTAATTCTTCACTCATATCTTTTAATAACTCCACTTTCGATGTTTCTTTTGGTTCATAGAAAAAGAAACGTGGATCAAAAAGCTGTTCTATTGTTTGTTTTTGTTTTTCGAGTTCTTTTATGTGGGTATCAATTTTTCTGATTTCTGTATCCAAATAAGTCATGTCAATATAAATATAAGGGATAGATAATTTCCCCAAAGGAACAGTTGTAATCACAAAATCGATCGATTGCACGTCCGTTTTTTGCAATTCGACAAAGGAAAGCCGTTCGACGATACTAATTTGTTCTTTATATACATTTTTTATTTTTGCTTCAATGATTCTACTCATTGCTTTGCCGGTTCCACAAACTAATATTACTCGGTATTTATGTATTTGGTCGATTGAGTTTCTTTCAAATGCACCCGCGATATGTAAGGCAATGTAGCCGATTTCATCTTCAGAAAAATAAAGTCCATATTGTTCTCCGATTTCTTTTAAGCTGGTTAAACAAAGATCATAAGCTAATGGAAAAGAACGTTTGATCGTTGTTAATAATGGATTACTATGGCCCGCGTCCATTACATTCATGTTTATAAATCCCTTAATGTGAGAAATTAAATCATCAATTAGTAACTGATCATCTGTCCAGTCAAAATTAAAAGAGGCTTTAATACGTTCTAGAAGTTTGTGCACAATAGCTTGAGCTGTTTTCTGTGAATCTATTTGTTCGTTTCCAACATTTACTAAACGTGGCGAATTAAGTGCTAGATAGTAAGTAAAATATTTTTTCTCTTCATTGGGTAGTGTAATTTCATATTTTTCCTCAATATCTTGTATAAGTCGGTGAAGTGCATGGGTAGCTTTATTAAACAAGTCGGGTACTTTTACCGGAAATTCATTAATAATTTGGTGATCCAATACGCGACTAATGCCCAGCGCAAAGTGAGTCAACATATTTCTATGATAATAGTCTGATTCTAGTAAACCTAGACCAGATAAGCGATATAATTCTATTTTTTCTAATTGTTCTAAATCAACGTTGTCGAATAAAGCAAATTCCATTTCAGTGAATCCAGTTAGATACTCTTGCAAATCTTTTCCGATTAGCAAATCAATAATTGCTTGTCGTTTGGCAAATTCATCTCCCACTATCTCAAAACCGATATTAGGCCGATTGATTACTTTTAACCCATAAGACAAAAGTGCGTCTCTGATTGCTTTTAAATAGCTATAAAAAGTATTTTTACTGACAAATAATTGATCCAAAAAATTTTCCAGCGTATAAGGAGTTTGACTTTTAAACAAGATAAATAATAAAAGCGTTTGTCTCTCTTCTGCAGAAGAAAGAAATGTATCTGAAGCGGCTAAATTTTCTTTCCACCAATGATCAAAAGCGCTTTGACTGGTTATATTTAATTGATAGCCTTTATTTCTGATCAAGGAAATGGAAGCATCGATTGGTTGTAATAGTTCGTTTAAATTATTGATGTCGCTACGAATCGTCCGCTCTGTTACATGATTCGTGTTGCTTAGTTCTTGTATTGAAATGGGCTCTGTACGTTGCATTAACAATCCCAAAATATCGTCTAACCGTTGATAAGCTAGTTTCGCCATTTTTTCACCCCCTATGTTGTGTTTTTTCTTCTATGTACTATCATACATGAAAATTTTGTGGATTAGTATGGAAGTGATATCTTAGCTTTTTCCAAGGAAGGTGGAAATGCTTTTGGAATTTGTGTGACTAGCTAATTTCCATTTTTAGTTGAAATTGGAAGGGTTTACGATTTGGTAGTTTCAGCATAGAGTAAAGTTATCAAGAGGGAGGTGTTTCGATGAAATTTGATGAAGAAAATATCTTGCTTGATCTATCGGTTACGTCAAAAACGGAACTATTTAAAGTGATTGCAGATTATGCTCAAAGTTTAAATTATATCGAAAATACTGAAAAAGTATCTGAAGCTTTTTTAGATAGGGAAAAAGAATTTTCAACAGGATTACAGGATGGTTTTGCGATACCACATGCTAAATCTGAATTTGTATTATCGCCAACCGTTTTTTTTATTCGTTTGAAAAAACCATTATCATGGGAAACCTTTGATGGGACAGATGTAAAACATCTTTTCGCTCTGTTGGCCGCGAAAAAAAACGCCGGTACTGTTTACTTGAAAATGTTGAGTAATTTATCTCAAGCGTTATTGGAAGAAGAATTTATTCACAAAATTAAAGGAAGCGTTAGTAAAGAGGAATTGGTTGTATTAATTAATAAGGAAATGATAGGAGAGGAAATTAAATGAAAATTGTAGGAATTACTTCATGTCCAGCTGGATTAGCACATACACCGATGGCGGCAAAGGCTTTAGAAAAAGCCGGAGAAACTTTGGAATACGATGTCAAAATTGAACAACAAGGTTCGCTTGGCCAGGTAAATAAAATATCACAAGATGAAGTAGATCAGGCAGATTTTGTTCTATTTGCTACGGACCAAAAGATTATTGACAGTGAACGCTTTAAAGGGAAACCGCAATTGCGGGTAAATATTACAACTTGTATTAAAGCACCGGAAGCAGTTTTGAAAAAATGTGTTGCAGCGGTTAGACAACGTCAAGAAAATTAGGAAAGGTGGATAAACAAAGATGAAAAAGCTATTTTCTGAATTAAAAGGGCATTTAATGAGCGGTATTAGCTATATTTTACCATTAATTATTGGCGCTTCTTTGGTTGTTGCAATTGCTAAAGTCATTGGGTTTGCTATGGGAGCAACCACTTTGGATCCGTATGAAGATGGTCAAGGCTTTATGCACGCGCTTTATTTAGTGGAACAAGTAGGCTGGACAGGAATTGGTCTAATTAATACGGTATTAGCTGGTTTCATTGCTTATTCAGTTGGGGATAAAGCGGCAATCGGCGCTGGATTTATTGGCGGGGCTGTTGCAACAGAAACCAATGCTGGTTTTTTAGGGGCGCTAATCGCCGGGTTCTTGGCAGGTTATTTGGTGAAATGGGCAAAAGATCGTATTAAATTACCTGAATCGTTTAGTAGTGTGATGCCGCTGGTTATTTTGCCACTGATTGCAACGCTGTCTGTTGCAATTGTTATGGGGGCAATTCTTGTTGGACCTCTGTCATGGATTAACGAAAGTTTAATCAATTGGATCAAACATATGATTGAAAACGATGTGAATCAAGTTGTTTTAGCAATGATCATGGGAGGTATGATCGGTGTCGATCTAGGTGGTCCTGTTAATAAAGCCTCTTGGATGGCTGGTAATGTTTTATTAGCCGAAGGGATATATTTGCCAGCGATTATCGTTAATGTAGCTAATTGTGCGTTGCCCTTAGGTTATGCCTTAGCAACGGTATTTCACAAAAATCGTTTTAATAATGAGTTAAAAGATGCAGGTAAAAATAACTTTGTTATGGGATTTATTGGTATTACAGAAGGAGCGATTCCTTTCACGTTAATCAGTCCATTGAAATTAGTGTTGGTTAATGTGATCGGTGCAGGTCTTTCTTCAGCGGTTGGGGTGTTTCTTGGAATGTATGCGAAAATGCCCCCTGTTGGAGGGATTTACGGGTTCTTTTCCGTTGGTTCTGGCTGGGCATACTTACTAGGTATCTTATTAGGCGCTACTTTTATTGGAACAGTTGCTCCATTACTTGTTAATTTCAATAAAGGTGACGACCTTGAAGTGGAAGATGTTGATGTTGACAGTATTGACATTAGTTTTGAAAATTAAATTTGTAAGTATTTATCCAATTAGAAAGGTAGTGGCTGATGAAAAAAACAGTACATGTCGTTCCACATACACATTGGGATAGAGAATGGTATTTTACCACTAGTCGTTCAAAAGTTTATTTGATGCATGATTTAAAAAATGTATTGGGGCAGTTAGAGGCGAATAATTCTTACAATACGTTTATTTTAGATGGACAAGCTTCTTTATTAGACGATTATTTAAAGTGGCGTCCACAAGACAAGGGATGTATCAAAAACTTAGTGGAACAAGGAAAGTTGGTTATTGGTCCTTGGTACACACAAACAGATCAATTAGTGATTTCTGGTGAGAGTATCGTACGTAATCTTTCCTATGGGATGAGGATTTGTGAAAAGTTCGGCGATTATATGAACGTGGGATACGTCCCTGACTCATTTGGGCAAGCTGCCAGCATGCCGCAAATTTATCAAGAATTTGGAATAGAAGATACAATGTTTTGGCGAGGTGTCAGTGATGATGAAGTGGAACACACTGAGTATCAATGGCAGGGCGAAGATGGCTCCGTAGTAAATGTTTACCAAATTCCTACTGGTTATTACATTGGTGGAGCTATTCCTGAACAAAAGGAGGATTT contains:
- a CDS encoding NADPH-dependent F420 reductase, encoding MDNAVLGILGAGKLGTVLARLAVAAGYRVLIAGSGSVEKISLTIEVLAPGAQALTAKEVTEKADIVLLALPLGKYQTIPQAELQGKIVIDAMNYWWEIDGKENTISDFQTSSSEVVQNFLKDSIVVKAFNHMGYHDIEDETRAAGENQRKAIAYAADDDTAGNTAAQLIDDLGFDPLFIGPLKNGITLEPGSPLFGANLSKEELLAAIQQFPESEFGKKVIAAREVL
- a CDS encoding NRAMP family divalent metal transporter; translation: MNKKKKHKKSFIERFKSMGPAAIVTSAFVGPGTITTTTLAGVNFKYSLLWAILFSGLSLVVLMEMAGRIGIISNHDIAEAATASFSNKKVAGIIIKSIIVITLFATAFGLEAGNLIGGSLGVADAANLPQWLSALILGGAAFYAVAVGTAKTLEKLMTFFVSLMGVIFVLTMLLVGPNYIEVLNGFIPTNIPEGSGVNIIALIGTTLIGINILMHATTTAEKWQGPAHLADANFDIYFNVGIGTIISLAIIITSGTVLYGSGTVVDTPLVFSQMLEPTLGSYARIIGNVGIVAAGLSSAIATPLILKTVLARLFNWEANGMKARVTGGSAVIFGSIFAAVGTNPTQIIVFASAFSGLFLPIVAVLIMVAANNKELLQEYKNNIFQNILGGIATLVTLGLGINSLLNFFENLSNL
- a CDS encoding Ldh family oxidoreductase, which translates into the protein MTSFVEWNFLADFVEKAFAAYGIPQEDAKICTDVLLQSDKKGIESHGVNRFKPIYIDRIKDGIQNPITKFEIVRETPTTAVVDGHDGMGQVIGHQSMQLAIDKAKEYGMGMVAVRNSTHYGIAGYYTDMAAESGCIGMTGTNARPSIAPTFSVENKLGTNPLTVSFPTDEEFPFSLDCATSIIQRGKIELYERQGKDTPAGAVIGRDGSAMTDSPEILRALQTGEAALAPLGGIGEKLSGYKGYGYATIVEVLSAALQQGNFLSMLSGIGEEGEKTKFHLGHFFIAIDTEAFMGLDSFKKTAGDILRELRAAEKAPDAQRIYTPGEKEYLVWKEREKTGLPVNEPVQKELIAIRDDAGLTDYKFPFEE
- a CDS encoding type II toxin-antitoxin system PemK/MazF family toxin, with amino-acid sequence MNSKKSESYLPERQDIVWIDFDPSKGKEIQKRRPAVIVSSKKYSQLTGLTVVIPVTHATNNRFLNTDFLVPIQDGKVNGFANPLQIFSFDFKKRKIKKAGQVNDAAYAKIQQTLLFVVSSSNG
- the mazE gene encoding type II toxin-antitoxin system PemI/MazE family antitoxin; the protein is MSVKLRKVGSSHVLTVPNKFEVTENTEFDVFQGRDGSIIYTPKRNNPFEGNWYNHDLQQESVFEDVEDLNIELEEE
- a CDS encoding BglG family transcription antiterminator; the encoded protein is MAKLAYQRLDDILGLLMQRTEPISIQELSNTNHVTERTIRSDINNLNELLQPIDASISLIRNKGYQLNITSQSAFDHWWKENLAASDTFLSSAEERQTLLLFILFKSQTPYTLENFLDQLFVSKNTFYSYLKAIRDALLSYGLKVINRPNIGFEIVGDEFAKRQAIIDLLIGKDLQEYLTGFTEMEFALFDNVDLEQLEKIELYRLSGLGLLESDYYHRNMLTHFALGISRVLDHQIINEFPVKVPDLFNKATHALHRLIQDIEEKYEITLPNEEKKYFTYYLALNSPRLVNVGNEQIDSQKTAQAIVHKLLERIKASFNFDWTDDQLLIDDLISHIKGFINMNVMDAGHSNPLLTTIKRSFPLAYDLCLTSLKEIGEQYGLYFSEDEIGYIALHIAGAFERNSIDQIHKYRVILVCGTGKAMSRIIEAKIKNVYKEQISIVERLSFVELQKTDVQSIDFVITTVPLGKLSIPYIYIDMTYLDTEIRKIDTHIKELEKQKQTIEQLFDPRFFFYEPKETSKVELLKDMSEELEKENIVPQNFYASIMEREKIEQTGIGQTIAIPHPMSLIAQESKLAVAIIPEGIDWGKEEQVNFVFLFAIKKEDYEETAEIYDLLVDLLNDTQTQQNILKNNDFDCFLNQMENI
- a CDS encoding PTS sugar transporter subunit IIA; this translates as MKFDEENILLDLSVTSKTELFKVIADYAQSLNYIENTEKVSEAFLDREKEFSTGLQDGFAIPHAKSEFVLSPTVFFIRLKKPLSWETFDGTDVKHLFALLAAKKNAGTVYLKMLSNLSQALLEEEFIHKIKGSVSKEELVVLINKEMIGEEIK
- a CDS encoding PTS fructose transporter subunit IIB; translated protein: MKIVGITSCPAGLAHTPMAAKALEKAGETLEYDVKIEQQGSLGQVNKISQDEVDQADFVLFATDQKIIDSERFKGKPQLRVNITTCIKAPEAVLKKCVAAVRQRQEN
- a CDS encoding PTS fructose transporter subunit IIC, giving the protein MKKLFSELKGHLMSGISYILPLIIGASLVVAIAKVIGFAMGATTLDPYEDGQGFMHALYLVEQVGWTGIGLINTVLAGFIAYSVGDKAAIGAGFIGGAVATETNAGFLGALIAGFLAGYLVKWAKDRIKLPESFSSVMPLVILPLIATLSVAIVMGAILVGPLSWINESLINWIKHMIENDVNQVVLAMIMGGMIGVDLGGPVNKASWMAGNVLLAEGIYLPAIIVNVANCALPLGYALATVFHKNRFNNELKDAGKNNFVMGFIGITEGAIPFTLISPLKLVLVNVIGAGLSSAVGVFLGMYAKMPPVGGIYGFFSVGSGWAYLLGILLGATFIGTVAPLLVNFNKGDDLEVEDVDVDSIDISFEN